Proteins co-encoded in one Setaria viridis chromosome 9, Setaria_viridis_v4.0, whole genome shotgun sequence genomic window:
- the LOC117836085 gene encoding probable polyamine transporter At3g13620 translates to MAREAHFGGDDAAAAKDKNAEADAGAASAATAAPGGGHKKLSLVPLIFLIFFEVAGGPYGAEPAVQSAGPLYALLGFLIFPFIWAIPEALVTAELSTAMPGNGGFVLWADRAFGPFSGSLMGTWKYVSGAINGAAFPALCADYLARVVPAVSGGGARTATIVAFNVALTVVNYTGLTVVGWTAVGLGVASLSPFLLMSGVALPKIRPRRWAGVAPEKDWKLFFNTLFWNLNYWDSVSTMAGEVERPGKTLPKALVSAVTMTSLGYLLPLMAATGAIDVAPEDWGNGFFADAAGMIAGRWLKYWIEVGAVLSSIGLYSATLSSAAFQLLGMADLGLLPSAFATRAPVFNTPWVSIVTTSAITLGMSFFSFNNIVAAANFLYSLGMLLEFAAFIWLRIKRPDLSRPYRVPARLPGAVALCLVPSAFLVFVMAIAGWKVYAISAAFTAAGVGVYYLMRFCKERGCLRFSDGGDEGAAAAYHQRQGSRNGDV, encoded by the exons atggCCCGCGAGGCCCACTTCGGCggggacgacgcggcggcggccaaggacaAGAACGCCGAAGCTGACGCCGGCGCAGCGtcggcggccacggccgcgcCGGGCGGTGGGCACAAGAAGCTGTCCCTGGTGCcgctcatcttcctcatcttcttcgaGGTGGCGGGTGGCCCCTACGGCGCGGAGCCCGCGGTGCAGTCGGCGGGCCCGCTCTACGCGCTGCTGGGCTTCCTCATCTTCCCCTTCATCTGGGCCATCCCGGAGGCGCTCGTCACCGCCGAGCTCTCCACCGCCATGCCGGGCAACGGGGGGTTCGTCCTCTGGGCCGACCGCGCCTTCGGCCCCTTCTCGGGCTCCCTCATGGGCACCTGGAAGTACGTGTCCGGGGCCATCAACGGCGCCGCCTTCCCGGCCCTCTGCGCCGACTACCTCGCCCGCGTCGTGCCCGCCGTCTCCGGAGGCGGGGCCCGGACCGCCACCATCGTCGCCTTCAACGTCGCGCTCACGGTGGTCAACTACACGGGGCTCACCGTCGTGGGGTGGACCGCCGTCGGGCTGGGCGTCGCGTCGCTCTCGCCGTTCCTGCTCATGTCCGGCGTCGCGCTGCCCAAGATCCGGCCCCGGCGGTGGGCCGGCGTGGCGCCCGAGAAGGACTGGAAGCTCTTCTTCAACACGCTCTTCTGGAACCTCAACTACTGGGACAGCGTCAGCACCATggccggcgaggtggagcgCCCCGGGAAGACGCTGCCCAAGGCGCTCGTCTCCGCCGTCACCATGACATCGCTCGGGTACCTGCTGCCGCTCATGGCCGCCACGGGCGCCATCGACGTCGCGCCGGAGGACTGGGGGAACGGATTCTTCGCGGACGCCGCAG GCATGATCGCGGGCAGGTGGCTCAAGTACTGGATCGAGGTGGGCGCGGTGCTGTCCTCCATCGGCCTCTACTCGGCGACGCTGAGCAGCGCGGCGTTCCAGCTGCTGGGCATGGCGGACCTTGGCCTCCTCCCGTCCGCCTTCGCGACGCGCGCCCCGGTCTTCAACACGCCCTGGGTCAGCATCGTGACCACCAGCGCCATCACCCTGGGCATGTCCTTCTTCAGCTTCAACAACATCGTGGCCGCCGCAAACTTCCTCTACAGCCTCGGCATGCTCCTTGAGTTCGCCGCCTTCATCTGGCTCCGCATCAAGCGGCCGGACCTGTCCCGGCCGTACCGCGTGCCGGCCCGCCTCCCCGGCGCCGTGGCGCTGTGCCTCGTGCCGTCGGCGTTCCTCGTCTTCGTCATGGCCATCGCCGGCTGGAAGGTGTACGCCATCAGCGCCGCGTTCACggccgccggggtcggggtgTACTACCTCATGCGGTTCTGCAAGGAACGGGGGTGCCTCAGGttcagcgacggcggcgacgagggggcggcggcggcgtaccaCCAGCGCCAGGGCAGCAGGAACGGTGATGTCTGA
- the LOC117837217 gene encoding probable polyamine transporter At3g13620 yields the protein MNHQEIQQTKQLSQRQQQQELPPEDGATVQDHTSQDQQQQREQAGGAAGRHHRNKLTVLPLVFLIYFEVAGGPYGAERAVKAAGPLFTLLGFLVFPFAWGVPESLVTAELSAALPGNGGFVRWADRAFGPLAGSLLGTWKYLSCVINIAAYPALVADYLGQAIPAMAGPGRARTGTVVGMTVLLSFVNYTGLSIVGWGAVALGFVSLVPFVLMTGIAVPKVRPRRWAASVKGRKDWRLFFNTLFWNLNYWDSASTMAGEVERPERTLPRALAVAVVLIAASYLLPLMAATGATDAPPEAWANGYLADAAGIIGGSWLKYWIEAGAVLSSIGMFEAQLSSGAYQLLGMADLGLLPSAFARRAALFRTPWVAIAASSAVTLGVSFLGFDDVVATANFLYSLGTLLEFAAFLWLRARLPELKRPYRVPLPLPALAAMCAVPSAFLVYVCVVAGWRVFSLAGALTALGVGLHGAMMLCKSKKWLRFHTAAVAADEDPQGDPAAGHTV from the exons ATGAACCACCAAGAGATCCAACAAACCAAGCAACTGTCGCAACGCCAACAGCAACAAGAACTGCCGCCAGAAGATGGCGCCACCGTGCAAGATCACACGTCGCAAGACCAGCAACAACAGCGGGAGCAagccggtggcgccgccggccgccaccaccggaacAAGCTCACAGTCCTCCCGCTCGTCTTCCTCATCTACttcgaggtcgccggcgggccgTACGGAGCCGAGCGTGCGGTCAAGGCAGCGGGCCCGCTCTTCACGCTCTTGGGCTTCCTCGTCTTCCCCTTCGCGTGGGGCGTCCCGGAGTCCCTCGTCACCGCCGAGCTCTCCGCCGCGCTCCCGGGCAACGGCGGCTTCGTCCGGTGGGCCGACCGCGCCTTCGGCCCGCTCGCCGGCTCGCTGCTCGGCACGTGGAAGTACCTCAGCTGCGTCATCAACATCGCCGCGTACCCTGCCCTCGTCGCCGACTACCTCGGCCAGGCCATCCCCGCCATGGCCGGTCCAGGCAGGGCGCGCACGGGCACGGTGGTCGGCATGACGGTGCTCCTGTCCTTCGTCAACTACACCGGCCTGAGCATCGTCGGGTGGGGCGCCGTGGCGCTGGGCTTCGTGTCCCTGGTGCCGTTCGTGCTCATGACAGGGATCGCCGTGCCCAAGGTGAggccgcggcggtgggcggcgtcGGTGAAAGGGAGGAAGGACTGGCGGCTCTTCTTCAACACGCTGTTCTGGAACCTCAACTACTGGGACAGCGCGAGCACGATggccggcgaggtggagcgGCCGGAGCGGACGTTGCCGCGGGcgctggccgtggccgtggtgcTGATCGCCGCAAGCTACCTGCTGCCGCTCATGGCGGCGACCGGTGCCACGGACGCGCCGCCGGAGGCCTGGGCGAACGGCTACCTGGCCGATGCTGCAG GCATCATCGGAGGCTCGTGGCTCAAGTACTGGATCGAGGCCGGCGCGGTGCTGTCGTCGATCGGCATGTTCGAGGCCCAGCTGAGCAGCGGCGCGTACCAGCTGCTGGGCATGGCGGACCTTGGCCTCCTCCCGTCCGCCTTCGCCCGCCGTGCCGCCCTCTTCCGCACCCCGTgggtcgccatcgccgcctcctccgccgtcacCCTCGGCGTCTCCTTCCTCGGGTtcgacgacgtcgtcgccaCCGCCAACTTCCTCTACAGCCTCGGCACGCTGCTGGAGTTCGCCGCCTTCCTCTGGCTCCGCGCGCGCCTACCGGAGCTCAAGCGCCCCTACCGCGTGCCGCTCCCGCTGCCCGCGCTCGCGGCGATGTGCGCCGTGCCGTCGGCGTTCCTGGTGTACGTGTGCGTGGTCGCCGGTTGGCGGGTGTtctcgctcgccggcgccctgaCGGCGCTCGGCGTTGGCTTGCACGGTGCCATGATGCTGTGCAAGTCCAAGAAGTGGCTCAGGTtccacaccgccgccgttgccgccgaTGAAGATCCCCAAGGAGATCCTGCTGCTGGGCACACAGTCTGA
- the LOC117836559 gene encoding probable polyamine transporter At3g13620, translating to MITQGIQASDKGSPVHPNASPANPQNLAVDATNLPTTAVAGGGAGQERGRNKLTLFPLIFLIFFEVAGGPYGAEPAVQAGGPLFALLGFLVFPFVWAVPESLVTAELSTAMPGNGGYVQWVDRAFGPFAASLMGTWKYICAAVGAAAFPALCSDYLSRAVPAVSGGGARVATIVTFNVALTLLNCTGLSVVGWTAVALGLAALSPFLLMVAVALPKIRPRRWGTTARVKDWKLLLNTLFWNLNGWDSVSTMAGEVERPGRTFPAALVSAVCIGSLGYLLPLMAATGAVDAPPEAWGDGYFADAAGVIAGKWLKYWIEAGAAASSVGLYSATLSSAAYLLVGMADLGHLPSVFAARASGLGTPWASIAATGAVALGMSFASFDSIVAVTNFLYGLGMLLELAAFLWLRARRPGMPRPYRVPAGTAGAAAMCGVPAAFLAAVMAVAGWKVCAASAGFTAAAVAVYYGMAFCRARGCVEFGRAEGGGGESGGTGCESRKEGQPGDV from the exons ATGATAACGCAGGGAATCCAAGCCAGCGACAAGGGCTCGCCAGTTCACCCCAACGCGTCTCCCGCCAATCCTCAAAACCTCGCCGTCGACGCAACCAACCTCCCAACCACCGCcgtagccggcggcggcgccggccaagAAAGAGGCCGCAACAAGCTGACCCTGTTCcccctcatcttcctcatcttcttcgaggtcgccggcgggccaTATGGCGCCGAGCCGGCCGTGCAAGCCGGCGGCCCCCTCTTCGCCCTCCTCGGGTTCCTGGTGTTCCCCTTCGTCTGGGCCGTCCCCGAGTCCCTGGTCACCGCCGAGCTGTCGACGGCGATGCCGGGCAACGGCGGCTACGTCCAGTGGGTAGACCGCGCGTTCGGCCCGTTCGCCGCCTCCCTGATGGGGACGTGGAAGTACAtctgcgccgccgtcggcgccgccgccttcccggCGCTCTGCTCCGACTACCTCTCGCGGGCGGTCCCCGCCGTgtcaggcggcggcgcccgcgtgGCGACCATCGTCACGTTCAACGTCGCCCTGACGCTCCTGAACTGCACGGGGCTGAGCGTCGTCGGCTGGACGGCCGTGGCGCTGGGGCTCGCTGCGCTGTCGCCGTTCCTGTTGATGGTCGCCGTCGCGCTGCCGAAGATCCGGCCACGGCGGTGGGGCACGACCGCACGCGTGAAGGACTGGAAGCTCCTGCTGAACACGCTGTTCTGGAACCTGAACGGCTGGGACAGCGTGAGCACGATggccggcgaggtggagcgGCCCGGGAGGACGTTCCCCGCGGCGCTGGTCTCGGCCGTGTGCATCGGGTCGCTCGGGTACCTGCTGCCGCTCATGGCGGCCACTGGCGCCGTCGATGCGCCGCCGGAGGCCTGGGGAGACGGCTACTTCGCCGACGCGGCAG GTGTGATCGCCGGCAAGTGGCTCAAGTACTGGAtcgaggccggcgcggcggcctcctcaGTGGGCCTCTACTCCGCGACGCTGAGCAGCGCGGCGTACCTCCTGGTGGGCATGGCCGACCTCGGTCACCTCCCGTCCGTcttcgccgcgcgcgcctcgggCCTCGGCACCCCCTGGGCCAGCATCGCCGCCACGGGGGCCGTCGCGCTCGGCATGTCCTTCGCGAGCTTCGACAGCATCGTCGCGGTCACCAACTTCCTGTACGGCCTCGGGATGCTCCTCGAGCTCGCCGCCTTCCTCTGGCTCCGCGCCAGGCGGCCGGGCATGCCGCGGCCCTACCGCGTGCCGGCGGGCacggcgggcgccgcggcgaTGTGCGGCGTGCCGGCGGCGTTCCTGGCGGCCGTCATGGCCGTCGCCGGGTGGAAGGTGTGCGCCGCCAGCGCGGGGttcacggccgccgccgtggcggtgTACTACGGCATGGCGTTCTGCAGGGCCCGGGGGTGCGTCGAGTTTGGCCGTGcagagggaggaggtggagagTCGGGAGGCACAGGCTGTGAGAGTCGGAAGGAAGGCCAACCCGGTGATGTCTGA
- the LOC117840938 gene encoding glucan endo-1,3-beta-glucosidase 4: protein MLQKRWQGCVFWLAFLLCSASGIMIPSENSPSEFAKIVQSKQTKQARVCGADPELLRSLAGSDAEVMLTIPNEQLEHIAEFPEEADLWIITYVARFLPAARITHVVAGDDVLTNSPGDAYFLVPAMLNLRSALAAAGLDGRVKVSSAVSAETLTAPAWSGVAGHVLRFLSSAGAPLFLKSPSSEASDAKADAAYGAMRALGVPGVPVIAADLGATGGVEAAPYYYYSYPGGKSSERGKRRSLATGTFCVALQNADPAALQAGLNWACGSGHADCSAIQPGGPCYSQNNLPALASYAYNDYYQKMSSTGATCSFNGTATTTNNDPSSGSCVFAGSSTAGGSNSSTPVGASPPTSLAPPTGFTPPVGSSPPSSDFSPPAVGTTPPSGFAPPAGGGFAPPAGGGFAPPDGGFGTPPGFGPPGSFNGSGSFGPSGTLNPYGGARGAMSSGAGLTALSAVAVAVLLVP, encoded by the exons ATGTTGCAGAAACGATGGCAGGGATGCGTCTTCTGGCTCGCCTTCCTTCTCTGCAGCGCATCAG GCATCATGATCCCCTCAGAAAATTCTCCGTCAGAGTTCGCCAAGATCGTGCAGTCTAAGCAGACAAAGCAAGCTCGCGTGTGCGGAGCGGACCCCGAGCTGCTGCGATCCTTGGCGGGCAGCGACGCAGAGGTCATGCTCACCATTCCCAACGAGCAGCTGGAGCACATCGCCGAGTTCCCGGAGGAAGCCGACCTCTGGATCATCACCTACGTCGCGCGCTTCCTCCCGGCGGCCAGGATCACGCACGTCGTGGCGGGCGACGACGTGCTCACCAACTCCCCCGGCGACGCCTACTTCCTCGTCCCGGCGATGCTCAACCTCCGCTCGGCCCTTGCCGCCGCGGGGCTCGACGGCCGCGTGAAGGTGTCGAGCGCGGTGTCCGCGGAGACGCTGACCGCCCCGGCGTGGTCCGGCGTCGCGGGCCACGTCCTCCGGTTCCTGAGCTCGGCCGGCGCGCCGCTGTTCCTCAAGTCCCCCTCGTCGGAGGCCAGCGACGCCAAGGCCGACGCCGCGTACGGCGCGATGCGCGCGCTGGGCGTGCCGGGGGTCCCGGTCATCGCGGCGGACCTCGGAGCCACCGGTGGCGTAGAGGCGGCGCCGTACTACTACTACAGCTACCCCGGCGGGAAGTCGAGTGAACGGGGCAAGCGGCGGTCGCTGGCGACGGGAACGTTCTGCGTGGCGCTGCAGAACGCGGACCCGGCGGCGCTGCAGGCGGGGCTTAACTGGGCGTGCGGGTCGGGCCACGCCGACTGCTCGGCGATCCAGCCCGGCGGGCCCTGCTACTCGCAGAACAACCTGCCGGCGCTCGCTTCCTACGCCTACAACGACTACTACCAGAAGATGTCCAGCACCGGCGCCACCTGCTCGTTCAacggcaccgccaccaccaccaacaacgATCCCA GTTCAGGGTCTTGCGTTTTCGCGGGAAG CTCCACAGCGGGAGGCTCCAACTCGAGCACGCCGGTGGGCGCGAGCCCGCCGACCAGCCTCGCCCCTCCGACGGGCTTCACGCCTCCGGTCGGCTCCAGCCCCCCGTCGTCCGACTTCAGCCCCCCGGCGGTCGGCACCACCCCTCCGTCCGGCttcgccccgccggccggcggcggcttcgcccctccggccggcggcggcttcgcCCCCCCGGACGGCGGTTTCGGCACCCCGCCGGGGTTCGGCCCGCCGGGCTCCTTCAACGGCAGCGGGTCGTTCGGGCCGAGCGGCACGCTCAACCCTTACGGCGGGGCCCGTGGCGCCATGTCCAGCGGCGCCGGCTTGACCgctctgtccgccgtcgccgtcgcggttCTTCTCGTGCCATGA